In the genome of Gadus morhua chromosome 12, gadMor3.0, whole genome shotgun sequence, one region contains:
- the LOC115556213 gene encoding nuclear receptor subfamily 2 group F member 6, with product MFDGAVPRGNMAMVSGGWGEPNGDTNGLGGGGGKLFLKRDEEGGSPRAGGSDAEAADEDRACVVDCVVCGDKSSGKHYGVFTCEGCKSFFKRSIRRNLSYSCRSNRDCQIDQHHRNQCQFCRLKKCFRVGMRKEAVQRGRIPPTHPGISPTSVGGAVGGPGHIGGDYFNGQPVSELISLLLRAEPYPSSRYAAPYAAPYGQTQAAHSGGAAPSGASAMGIDNICELAARLLFSTIEWARNIPYFPELPVSEQVALLRLSWSELFILNAAQSALPLHMAPLLAAAGFHSSPMSAERVVTFMDQVRVFQEQVDKLSRLQVDSAEYSCLKAIALFTPDACGLTDSAQVEALQEKATVALSEYERSQYPGTPQRFGRLLLRLPALRAVPAGLISQLFFMRLVGKTPIETLIRDMQLSGSSISWPYVPGQ from the exons ATGTTTGACGGGGCTGTGCCTCGCGGTAACATGGCCATGGTGAGCGGGGGTTGGGGCGAGCCCAACGGGGACACCAACGGActgggcgggggtggggggaagcTGTTCCTGAAGCGGGACGAGGAGGGGGGCTCGCCGCGGGCCGGCGGCAGCGACGCCGAGGCGGCGGACGAGGACCGGGCGTGCGTGGTGGACTGCGTGGTGTGCGGCGACAAGTCCAGCGGCAAGCACTACGGCGTGTTCACGTGTGAGGGCTGCAAGAGCTTCTTCAAGAGGAGCATCCGGAGGAACCTCAGCTACTCCTGCAG GTCAAACAGAGACTGCCAAATAGACCAACATCACCGAAACCAGTGCCAATTCTGTCGGCTAAAGAAATGCTTTCGTGTTGGCATGCGCAAAGAAG CTGTCCAGCGCGGCcgcatcccccccacccacccgggCATCAGTCCCACCTCCGTggggggggccgtggggggCCCCGGCCACATCGGGGGCGACTACTTCAACGGCCAGCCGGTCTCAGAGCTCATCTCCCTGCTGCTCCGGGCCGAGCCGTACCCCAGCAGCCGCTACGCCGCCCCCTACGCCGCCCCCTACGGCCAGACGCAGGCCGCCCACAGCGGGGGGGCCGCCCCCAGCGGGGCCTCCGCCATGGGCATCGACAACATCTGTGAGCTGGCCGCCCGGCTGCTGTTCAGCACCATCGAGTGGGCCCGGAACATCCCCTACTTCCCCGAGCTGCCCGTCTCCGAGCAG GTGGCGCTCTTGCGTCTGAGCTGGAGCGAGCTGTTCATCCTGAACGCGGCCCAGTCGGCGCTGCCTCTCCACATGGCCCCCCTGCTTGCCGCCGCCGGCTTCCACTCCTCGCCCATGTCCGCTGAGCGCGTGGTGACCTTCATGGACCAGGTGCGCGTGTTCCAGGAGCAGGTGGACAAGCTGAGCCGCCTGCAGGTCGACTCGGCCGAGTACAGCTGCCTCAAGGCCATCGCCCTCTTCACCCCCG ACGCGTGCGGGCTGACAGACTCCGCCCAGGTGGAGGCGCTACAGGAGAAGGCCACGGTGGCGCTGAGCGAGTACGAGCGCTCGCAGTACCCCGGGACGCCGCAGCGCTTCGGccgcctgctgctgcggctgcccGCGCTGCGCGCCGTGCCCGCCGGCCTCATCTCACAGCTCTTCTTCATGCGTCTGGTCGGGAAGACGCCCATCGAGACGCTCATCAGGGACATGCAGCTGTCAGGCAGCTCCATCAGCTGGCCATATGTGCCGGGTCAGTGA